The Pectobacterium sp. A5351 genome contains the following window.
AAAAAGCTGTACCTGTCGCCGGTTCTCGATCTGTTTAACCGGGAGATTATCTCCTACAGCCTGTCGGAAAGGCCGGTGATGGAGATGGTTAATACGATGCTGCACGATGCGTTCTCAGCGCTCGGACCGGAGGATACACCGCTGCTGCACACGGATCAGGGCTGGCAATACCGAATGGCAGGCTATCAGGCAAAGTTAAAGGCACAGGGTATGACGCAAAGCATGTCACGCAAGGGAAACTGCCTGGATAACGCGGTGATGGAGAACTTCTTCGGCACACTGAAATCGGAGTGTTTTTACCTGAACAGGTTCAGCGATCTGAATGAACTGAGGAAGGCGATAGAGGACTATATCCATTACTATAACAACGAGCGGATCAGCCTGAAATTAAAAGGCCTGAGTCCGGTAGAATACCGAACCCGGGCCCTGATAGCCGCTTAACATGAACTGTCCAACTTTATGGGGTCAGTCCATTTTTAAGGGCATTTAAATATTTCACAATAGTATTAATTACAAAAAATGTTATTACATAGATATTTAAAATCCCTCTCATTTATTAAATGAATAAATTCATGCTCATAAGAATAAATGGAAAATTTTTATTTTTAACTTTTTGAGCGACAGCTTTTACACCAACTTTGGGTTGTTGCTCCCGCAGGTACAGTTCTATAACCAAAAAGAGACTGCAACTCGACGGCAGTGTGGGCTGTGGTAGACTTACATTTAGGACAAGTGTGTGGAAGTTTGACTGCATTAGACATATAGCAACCCTCTTATTTAAATAAACATTCCCATTCTAAAAATATTTTACATAATATACCATAATTATATATTTACCACCCAAAATAATTATTTAATACATGCTAAAAAATATTGGTAATTATTAAATTATTATCATTCTAACTTCTTTAAAATAACTACGAAACTCGTAGTATCTGAACCCGTAAAAAGCATCGACAATTCGCGACACTGACTTTCAAGGAGGATCGCCAATGACCACGACAAATGCAGCCGTTACCGAGAGTTCCATTACCATTTTCCGAGATCTGATTGCTTCACTACCCGTTGATCATCTTAGACCCGTGGCGAAGATCGTTCCCCTTACCGTTACGGAGAAAACGCCACGCATTGGTTTCATGAAGGGCCAAGTTTCAGCCCCAGATAATTTTAATGATTTGAATAAAGAAGAAATTATCGACATGTTCAATGGAAAATTATGATGGTTATCAACAATGTCGATGAACCCAAACCGCCATTGAGCACCATCTTGAGAAATCCACATCAGTGAAAACAGGGAACAACAACCGACATACGTTATCTCGTCCTCTCCGTCATCCTTCCTGCGTTAACCGGCCGTCAGGCGGTTACCACTTTCCGGGAAACAGCTCACCTAAACATAGTGAAGGCGGCCAGACAGATCGCGTCTGGCCGAGTAGCAGCATTAAAACTTATGCACTCTGGAATCAAATCCACCGCAGTTTTTCAACATCAAATCTTTGACCGGTCGGCGGTCGTAGTAGCCTTTCTCTGTTTGGAACACTTCGTAGACTTCAATGCGTCGGGGCGAATAAGGTCCATCAAACTTGCCAGTGACATAATAGTAATTCCCCACTACGGGTTTAAACGTTACGGTGCTAAATCCGCCATTCACTGCAATCATTCTGACTGTAATATTATGTTGCGCACTGACCCAGAATTCACGAATCATCGTTGGCGTTTCGGGAATAGCCGGGAAGCCGAGTTCTTTATTATTGAGTTTAGTTTGTAACCCAAACGCATTATTGGTGTAGCCATTTTCTGGCGCATCAATATTAATACATCGGTCGGTCGTCGGATAAACGCGAATATAATCGAGGTTACGATTATCGAACGTGATACCCACGCGGTCAGCACCCTGATAATCCTCCAGTTTATGACTATAGGTTGCGACCGAGCATCCGCTGATTAATGCCGCGCTTATCCCCATGAGAATAATTTTCCCAAACATAACCATCCCTTACCTTTATAAAATCAGAACTTCCTGATTATGTTATGCCGTTTTTTATTCGAAAATTTATGCTCTATTACCTCACCTTAAACACTATTAATATACCCTAAATAATTCGAGTTGCGTGAAGGCGGCAACTGCGCGAATCCCCAGGAGCTTACACCAGTAAGTGACTGGGGTGAGTAAGGACAAATTGGCTTAGCCGATTTGAACGCCGCTTGCGGCGGCCCTCTAGGGCGAGGCTCAGAAATGAGCCGAGTATTGCCAACGCACAAGCAGCTTGAAGTATGACGGGTATAAACGAGGCAACATGGCAATTTCGCTCTATTACACCGTTCGACGCAAAAAATCCCTGAGCCAGACAGAGATATCTGCCGTGAAGGAGATCGTCCAACGCCATTCCGTTAATGACCAAATTGAGAACTATCTGACAACCGGAGAAGGCCTGAATTGGGAATCCTTTGATTTCGCTCTCAACGTGAAAACCGGTAACGTGTTCAGAAAAGGAATCGTACTCTCCGGTTCGACCAAACTTCCCGATAACGACGAAGAAGCCACCTGGGTTGGCGTTCAGCATTGGTGCCAGTGTTTATCCGAAATACGTGCCGCTCTGACGCACTGCGAATGGCACGTCGCGGTCGACGACCATGTGATTCCGTGGAGCCATGAAATAAATGCCTACGATCCCACACGCTAAAGTCAGTGCCTCTAACGTCACGGGCTGAAGAGGGGCGATAAAAGAATGTGGTCGGTGGTTCTTAGTCAAGGTCCCCGCAGGCGTCGTGTGGATCACACCCGAGGGGCAAGAAATTTGGACTTAACGCAAGCGACTCACTCTACCTTCTTATTCACCGCGCCCTGGCTTTCCACCGTTCGCTCAGTTGCCGTCTTGCTGTCCTTCACTCCCGCATCAGCCTCTTCGGGAGTTACCAAACCCGCGTACAGTCGGCCTTCCTCGATAAAATCTTCATCGATACCTTCAATATTTTCCTGATTGTCACGCCCAGAGAGGATGTTCCAGCAGGCGATGAATAACGCCGCAATCAACGGGCCAATCACAAAACCGTTGATACCGTAGATTTCCATCCCGCCCAGCGTGGCGATCAGAATCAGGTAATCCGGCATTTTGGTGTCTTTACCCACCAGCAGCGGACGCAGAATGTTATCCACCAGCCCAATCACCAGCACGAAGAACGCAACAATAAAGATCGCCTGCCAGAGCATGTCCGTCGCGAACAGGAAGACGGCAGCAGGCACCCAAATAATCGCTGAACCCACGGCGGGAATCAGCGACAGGAACGCCATTAGCGAGCCCCACAGCAGGCTGCCTTCTATTCCTGCGATGGAGAATGCAATACCGCCCAGCGTCCCCTGTACAATCGCCACAACGGCAGTACCTTTCACGGTCGCCCGGGATACCGCGGCAAACTTCACCAGCAGGTGGTGTTTAACATAGGTGGACAGCGGCAGCGATTCCAGAATCAGGTTCACCAGATAGGAACCGTCTTTCAGGAGGAAGAAAAGCAGGTAGAGCATCACCCCGAAACCCACGAAGAAGGTGAATGTTCCTTTACCGATCAGCAGCACGCTTCCCGCCAGATATTGCCCGCCTTTCAGCGCAACCTGAGACAACTCTTGCTGTATTTTGGCGGCATTATCCAGATTGTGTTCCGCCAGGAAATGCCGCGCCCACTTCGGCAAATGCTGAAGCAACTCCGCCAGCACCACCGGGAACTGCGTATTGCTATCCTGCAACCGGGTATAAACCCCATTAATCTCAACCACCAGCGAGGAAACAATCACGCCCAATGGAATGAAGACGATCAGGAAGATGATCAGAACAGTCAGCAGCGAGGCAACGCCGTTACGGTCGTTCAATTTTTGCCGAATTTTACTTTTCAGCGGATGGAAGATAATAGCCAGCACCGCCGCCCACAGGATGGCGGAATAATACGGCACCAATATGTCAAAAAACGCCAGCGTAACGACAAATAAGATAAGGATGAAGAATCCTTTCGTAAGCCCTTTAATATTCACAACGATTTCCCCTTCATTCAATCTGCTCTCGAAATATAGAACGAAGTGGGGCGTTTGCAATATAGAAAAAAATGCCTGATTCTGAGGAAGTAGCTACGTGAGCGCCTCATGCATCACGATAAAGTCATTTTTTAGCTGGCTATACACGGCGGCATCGTTGTCACATGCCCGTGCAGCGGCACGTTTTATTGCCGCGTATTCCGCACATACAGAAGGATTCGCCCGTAGATAATCACGAAAAGCCAGATGTCGCTGAATAGACTCGTCACCCACCACAAAAGCGTGCAGATGGTGAGTGCGCACATCGCCGCCTTTGGTGTAGTAACGACGCCCCGCTATCCCACTTTCGCCGCGAGGGCGATAGCCCACATCGACCATGACATGATCGAGTCGGTCCAAATCGGACAACGAAACCACTTCCAGCAGCATATCAATCACCGGTTTGGCGGGTAACCCCGGCACGGCCGTGCTGCCAATATGGTGGATTTTCACCGCAACGCCACCGAGCACCTGCGCTATCGCACGTGCCGCCGTTGCGTAATTCGTCGCCCAGTGTGGATCGTAATCCACTACGGTAATTATTCGCCCGCCCATGCCTTTATCCCTCACACGTCTTATCGCGTAAAGGTTAACAACGTTCAGGGAAAGGTTCAAAAGCCGTCACACAAGTAGGATAAGGGAATACCACGCATAAAAGAGTTGTTAATAAAACACGTCTTTTTTGTGAGGTTTTGCCATACTGCGCGATCGGATCAACATTTACCTTTTCAGGATCGCCTGAATGGGTATCGCAGAAACAAACAGCAGCAGGGCAATAGATGCCGGCGGAATAACGACTCGCGCCAGCGCGTCATCTAACGTCGCCACATCGAATTCGGCCTGGCTGGCATGATTATCCGCATGGTGGCGATAGGTAATACCAGAACGGCTTTCTACATCACTGGCGGGTTTATTGAGCCGTACATCTAATTTACCACTACGTAGCAAGGGATAATATTTATATTAATCAATGCGTTATTAAAGAAATGACCTTGTATCCTCAATATCAATCCTTTCCTGATTCATTATCGTTTTACCCGCGTACGATAAGATTATCGTGCGCGGTACTTATTCATTCTGTTGCTAAGAATAACGAAATCACCACGAATTGAAATCTTAAGCTGTGGCACTATTCTCTGTTCATTCACGATGCTTAATTACGCCAGAGGTCATACTTATGTCATTGTTTATCAAATCTATTATCGGCGCACTAATCGTATTGATCATCAGCGTACTGGCGAAAAGCCGAAACTATTATATTGCCGGGCTGGTGCCACTGTTCCCTACATTCGCGCTGATCGCACATTATATCGTTGGCACTGAGCGCGGTCTGGAAGCGCTACGCGCCACCATCCTGTTTGGCATCTGGACCGTAATTCCTTATCTGGTCTATCTCATCTCACTTTATTACTTTACCGCATGGATGAAGTTGCCACAGGCATTGCTCGCGGCTGTCGTATGCTGGAGTATATCAGCGGCACTGCTGATCAAGATCTGGACGTGGTATCAGGGGAATTAGCTTCTGACTTCTTTATTAGGGTAACACAATGATAAAAACAACCTACCCCGGTACGGTTTCTCACCCCATTATTTCCGAGCAGGAAGCGAGTCGCTTTACGCTCCCGCACTATTTTACGCTGCATAAGAACGATGACCAAGATGAGGCTGATGTCTGGCAGCCCGCACCGACGGCGATAAGGTACAGCTTGAAAGGGTGCGCCTCATTGATCGTTTTTCGTCAATACCAGCAACGTCCACAACGAATTCGTGACAGTATGATTGACGCCAGCAGCTATGACAGAGAACAACCGTGGGGAGCAGCGGCAACCACTGCACGGCTTTTGCAGGTAATACGGACTCAGCCCGCAATCTAGACGACGTGCATTTCAATCGGCTGTGGGAATACAACAACGTTGTGAGGCTTGAAGTTCCGCGAAAAAGAACACAGCATAAAAGCGAGTGTCATTCGCGAAACTGTCACCCTGATGGAATTAATGAATCAGAACACTTGATGGGCCTGTGAAACAATACTGGCCGTAAAAAGAAATACCCTTCATTATGTTACTGAAAAATATCGTTTTAATTAGCATTCCCTGATGTTAGCCAATCATCACGCTTATCCTGAGCGGTGTTTATTTCTTTTGTTTTACGCCCTTAACATTATCGTAAGATTGTATGTTTTTTCACCCCCAAGAAAAGCTATACTAAGGTATAGTTTAGCATATCGGTATAGGTTCCTGTAGATATACCTATAGTGATGGGTATATACTTTTTTTCTATTACAGGATGTTGAATTTTCAGACTGAGGCTATCAGATGTCACAATTATTTCATAACAACGAAACTATAAGCAGAATAATAAAAAGTCAATTCGATATGGCACTAAGTTACTATGGTGACATCAAATATTCCTATATGGTATTAAATAAGAAAAAACCTACAGAAATCCTTATCATTTCAAATCACCACGACGAATGGAGAGAAATATACCGAGCCAATAACTATCAACACATTGATCCTGTGGTCATTGCTGCTCTTAATAAAATCACGCCTTTCCCTTGGGATGAGGACTTACTCGTCAGCACGCAGTTGAAGATGTCAAAGATATTCAACTTGTCCAAAGAGCATAACATCACTAACGGCTATACTTTTGTTCTTCATGACCATAGTAATAATCTGGTTATGCTATCTATCATGATTGATGAATCGAATGTGAGTAACATTGACGAGGTAATCGAGAATAATAAAGATAAGCTACAAATGACGTTGATGAATATTCATGCAGAAACCATCTCCCTTTACAGAGAGATGATTAGAAACAAAGAAGATGAAAGATCGAATGATAAAGATATTTTTTCTCAACGAGAAAATGAAATCCTTTATTGGGCCAGTATGGGGAAAACCTATCAGGAAATCGCACTGATATTAGGTATTAAAACAGGGACTGTCAAATTCCATATAGGCAATGTTGTAAAAAAACTCGGTGTATTAAATGCCAAACATGCAATCAGACTCGGCATCGAACTACAACTTATTCGACCGCTTCAGTCATAGGCACGAAGGACAATGGCCACTCCCGTAGCTTACTCTCAACAAACTCTTGATTGCGGTTTATACGGTGAATCAATACATCCTGACTCTCTTTGTCTACAGGCAAAAACAGTAGATAAACTCTTTCCTGTTTTTCTGATAGCCCTTGTTCAATCACTGAAATTTTCCAGCCAGAACGCCTTAATATAGTGAGCATAGGATGACTGACAATCGTATAAACACCATCATACCCTTTACATCTTGAGTAATTCACGGTTGCCAAAAAGAACATTGTGCTAACAGGATAAGTATTACCTAAAATCGTTTTTGACCGAGCTTTATCTACAAAAAATCGGCTTGACTCAATATAATTTCCTTCAGGAAGATCTACTTTTTCAAAATAGGGAAAAAATGTGCCAGTTATCATATTAGGATATTTTGTTTCGATTAACCGGGAGCTGCAAATTACCTGATTATCCTCTACACCGAAAAGATAGGTCGCATTATCATCATCATATTGATCGAACTCCATCCCATTAATACACTTCACCGCCCAGTTAAGCCTATCCTTGAAAGTTTCTTTTCTAAGCGTAAACAATTCCTCCGACTTTTTTTCCGATAATAGCGAGTAACTTACATCGAATATTTCTAACATTTTTCCTCCATTAAAAATTTGCATCTAGACATCACAAAAACAGATACACCGTCCAATAGCTTCTTTCGCCTTTTAAACATTCCAGGCTTATTGTCATTGTATTCTGTCCCTTTCTACGACGGTTGTACAGATGCAACCTGCATTGTCAGCAAGAGTTCATATACAAAAAAACACCGCGAGAAGACCAAACATAACCATATGATAAACAGATAAAAAAATCCGGAAACGCAAGACGATTCCGGATTTTTATCTTACTTAACCTCTGCGTTATTTCTCTGTTTTATCTTGTAGTTGGCCTACCTGCGGCAGACCCGTGCTGGCAGAGGAAGAGAGCAAGCCCGTTTCAACATAGTTAAACAGTTTTTCACGCGTGTCCGTGATATCCAGATTGCGCATGGTCAGTTGGCCGATACGGTCATCTGGCGAGAAGACCGAGTCGCCTTTCTCCATGGTCAGACGCTCTGGTTTATAGGTCAGATTGTCAGACACGGTATTCATGATGGAGTAATCATTGCCGCGACGCAGCTCCAGCGTCACTTCGCCCGTGATGGCGCTGGCGATCCAACGCTGAGACGCATCACGCAGCATCAGCGCCTGAGAATCGAACCAGCGTCCCTGATACAGGAAACGACCCAACTGACGGCCATTGGCGTGGTATTGCTCGATGGTGTCTTCGTTGTGGATACCGGTAACCAGACGCTCGTAGGCAATGTGCAACAGTGCCATTCCCGGCGCTTCATAGATGCCACGGCTTTTCGCTTCAATGATACGGTTTTCGATCTGATCGCTCATCCCCAGACCATGACGTCCACCGATACGGTTTGCTTCCAGCATCAGTTCAACATCATCGGCAAAGGTCTTGCCGTTCAACGCAACCGGGTGACCGCGTTCAAAACGGATAGTCACTTCTTCTGCCGGAACCTTGACGTTCTCGTCCCAGAATTTCACGCCCATAATC
Protein-coding sequences here:
- a CDS encoding DUF596 domain-containing protein, yielding MKECGRWFLVKVPAGVVWITPEGQEIWT
- a CDS encoding AI-2E family transporter, with amino-acid sequence MNIKGLTKGFFILILFVVTLAFFDILVPYYSAILWAAVLAIIFHPLKSKIRQKLNDRNGVASLLTVLIIFLIVFIPLGVIVSSLVVEINGVYTRLQDSNTQFPVVLAELLQHLPKWARHFLAEHNLDNAAKIQQELSQVALKGGQYLAGSVLLIGKGTFTFFVGFGVMLYLLFFLLKDGSYLVNLILESLPLSTYVKHHLLVKFAAVSRATVKGTAVVAIVQGTLGGIAFSIAGIEGSLLWGSLMAFLSLIPAVGSAIIWVPAAVFLFATDMLWQAIFIVAFFVLVIGLVDNILRPLLVGKDTKMPDYLILIATLGGMEIYGINGFVIGPLIAALFIACWNILSGRDNQENIEGIDEDFIEEGRLYAGLVTPEEADAGVKDSKTATERTVESQGAVNKKVE
- a CDS encoding GrpB family protein; this translates as MGGRIITVVDYDPHWATNYATAARAIAQVLGGVAVKIHHIGSTAVPGLPAKPVIDMLLEVVSLSDLDRLDHVMVDVGYRPRGESGIAGRRYYTKGGDVRTHHLHAFVVGDESIQRHLAFRDYLRANPSVCAEYAAIKRAAARACDNDAAVYSQLKNDFIVMHEALT
- a CDS encoding GlpM family protein yields the protein MSLFIKSIIGALIVLIISVLAKSRNYYIAGLVPLFPTFALIAHYIVGTERGLEALRATILFGIWTVIPYLVYLISLYYFTAWMKLPQALLAAVVCWSISAALLIKIWTWYQGN
- a CDS encoding LuxR family transcriptional regulator; this encodes MSQLFHNNETISRIIKSQFDMALSYYGDIKYSYMVLNKKKPTEILIISNHHDEWREIYRANNYQHIDPVVIAALNKITPFPWDEDLLVSTQLKMSKIFNLSKEHNITNGYTFVLHDHSNNLVMLSIMIDESNVSNIDEVIENNKDKLQMTLMNIHAETISLYREMIRNKEDERSNDKDIFSQRENEILYWASMGKTYQEIALILGIKTGTVKFHIGNVVKKLGVLNAKHAIRLGIELQLIRPLQS
- a CDS encoding acyl-homoserine-lactone synthase, translated to MLEIFDVSYSLLSEKKSEELFTLRKETFKDRLNWAVKCINGMEFDQYDDDNATYLFGVEDNQVICSSRLIETKYPNMITGTFFPYFEKVDLPEGNYIESSRFFVDKARSKTILGNTYPVSTMFFLATVNYSRCKGYDGVYTIVSHPMLTILRRSGWKISVIEQGLSEKQERVYLLFLPVDKESQDVLIHRINRNQEFVESKLREWPLSFVPMTEAVE
- the argG gene encoding argininosuccinate synthase — translated: MTTILKHLPVGQRIGIAFSGGLDTSAALLWMRQKGAVPYAYTANLGQPDEDDYEEIPRRAMEYGAENARLIDCRKQLVAEGIAAIQCGAFHNTTAGVTYFNTTPLGRAVTGTMLVAAMKEDGVNIWGDGSTYKGNDIERFYRYGLLTNAELKIYKPWLDTDFIDELGGRQEMSEFMAQAGFGYKMSAEKAYSTDSNILGATHEAKDLEFLNSSVKIVNPIMGVKFWDENVKVPAEEVTIRFERGHPVALNGKTFADDVELMLEANRIGGRHGLGMSDQIENRIIEAKSRGIYEAPGMALLHIAYERLVTGIHNEDTIEQYHANGRQLGRFLYQGRWFDSQALMLRDASQRWIASAITGEVTLELRRGNDYSIMNTVSDNLTYKPERLTMEKGDSVFSPDDRIGQLTMRNLDITDTREKLFNYVETGLLSSSASTGLPQVGQLQDKTEK